The Chryseobacterium sp. JV274 sequence TAATTTAGTTGATATGAAGTCTTATTTTTTCTTCTTGTCAGAAGCTTGTTCTTTTTCTATTGGGTTATCATTGGATCCGAAGAAATCCTTTACCTGTTTTTCCAATCTCTTCATGAAATCTCCTACTGTTCCATCTGTTCCCGGCATAGGTCTGCTCATATTCTCTGCCGTCATATAAGGTCTTGATTCTGCAAACGGATCAGCTTTATATCCTTCGTAGGATTTCAGGAATTTATCTTTGGATGTAGGTGTTATTGTATTGCTCATCATTCCCATCTTAGCATTGATCTTATCTGCATATGACAATTCATCATAGTTTTCGATCTTTTTATTTCCGCTCAACTGCCAGGAATAGTTTTTATCAGCGTCTTCAATTTTTACAATCAGACCTGGAAGTCCTTTAAATTTATAAGGTCCATCCTGAAAAGGGATATCTGAACTGAACCATGCCGTCCATTTTCTTCCTCCGAATTCTGTAGTTGCTTTCTGAGCATTGTATGCACCCACCTTTTCTTTATCAGGTAAAATACTCCACTGCAGTTTCGGCTCGTCATCGTATGAAAATAGGTTTCTGCTGATTCTGTCTACATACTGAACCTTCATGTCCGGATAGCTTTTGATAATTTTATAGGAGAATTTAGGCCATTTTATCAGTTTGGTCATATCCTTGAAAGACTTGGTTTTCTCCATTTCTTCTATCTGAATTTTAATGATAGAATCCTGAGCAGGCATTGTATAATCCTGATAGATTGATTTCTTTGGAGTAATATCAAGGATGGTAATGATCTTATCAAGTTTTGCCGAATCTTTCTTCGGTTTAAAAGTCAGTTCATAAAAGAAACGGTTTGCAGTTTCCTTTGATTCCTGAGCTCCTGCAAATGCAAAAAGAGCAATAAGAAATATAGAGAATAACTTTTTCATTATAACAAGTTTTATATAATTAGTAATCACATGTCTTCTTTTGTTACAGTTTTTTTGAAATTTTATTTTTTAGGAAAAGATTTATCTCCTCCGGATTACGTGGTGATTAAAAAATTATGATTCTCTTAAAACAGTTTCATTTTTTAAACGCTTACCTTTAAGTTTCTAAAAAACAAAATATTATGGACACGTTATCTCAATTAAAATCCGAACTGGAAGGAGAATTCCAAACCACAAAAAAGTTTATTGAATTGTTTCCCGAAGGAAAAAATGACTTCGCTCCCCATGAAAAAAGCATGAAAATGATGCCTCTTGCCACCCATCTCGTAGAAGTTTTTGAATGGCCGAACACTATTTTGAAAACTTCTGAACTGGATTTTGGTAAAGGCGATTACAAACCGACAATTCTTTCTACAAAAGATGATCTTATGAAAAAACTGGAAGAAGATTATCAGGCAGGTAAAGCGGCATTGGAAAATAGTACGGAGGACGATCTGACCCCCAGCTGGACGATTAAAAATGACGGCCATGAACTGGCAAGCTGGAGTAAATACGGAGCGATACGGCATGCATTAAATCAGATTACGCATCACAGAGCACAATTGGGAGTATATTACAGACTGAACAACATTCCTTTGCCAGGAAGCTATGGGCCTTCAGCAGACCAGCAAAGTTTTTAATTTTAATACATCAGTATATCTCAACAAAAAACCAATCCTGATGGATTGGTTTTTATTTTATTTAAAGTTGAATTTTACAGTAAACATGACTTGACTAGGGCGGAGTTGATATCTTGTATATGTAATATTTGTGGTATTAATATCATAGGTTTCGAAAACTTTTTTATTCGCGATATTCATCCATTTCAATTCAAAATCAATTTTCTTTTTAGTCCAAGTGAACTGATATGATACATCGTAGAATCCATTATGATATTTTTGACCTGCCGCATTTGTATTTACCTGATCCCAATTGAATCCCACAGTATGACTTTCCATAGGATAGAAGAAAACCCCTAGGTTATGGGTAAATCCTGTTCTGGTAGCATTTGAGTTTAATTCTCCAACACTTGTTTGTTTTGTTCTGGTAAGACTTGCATTATAATCAACGCTCATCCAACTGAAATAGGTATTATTGAATTTAATACCAAATGACTGGCCATTATTTTTATTAGTATAGGATTTATCATTCAAAAATGCATCAGATTCTGTCGTATTGTTGCTATAACTAAGAGATGCGTTTGTTTTAAATTTTGGAAAATATTTTCCAACTTCTACACTATATCCATTACTCAATACATGATTATCCTGCTCTTTATATTTCATTATGGTATATCCGGCTCCATTGATCTCCGGATTTGAAATTAAGTTTCTCTTTGCATCAGAATATCTGTAATTAACATTGAAGAACAGATTATTCAATGGGTTTCTATATTCTATTCTTGTTCCTGCAGATTTATTGTTATTCTGAGGAATTGGGTTTTTAACATCCATTGCTCTAATTCCCTCTGGTGATGTCATTAAGAATCCTGAATATGCTGTATTTATTTCTCCAAAATTATTATTAATATTAGCATTTACGGATGCTTTCCAGAATGAAGCAAAAGAATATTGTGCAAAAATATTAGGTTCAAACGTTACTTTATTTACCGATTTTGAAACGAGTCTTAATGGATCTTCCGCTTTAATATTGTTTGAGTTTACCGGAAGATTGGCATAGATCATCCATGATTCATTTTTATAATTTATCCCTAAACTTCCGTATGGTGTAGCTATGGTGTAATTTAAATCATTGCTATATGCCTCTGGTTTGGGATCTTTATCAGGATTGGCAGATGGAATTGCTTTCACGTTTGACAAATCTGACACCATACCTGTGCTTTTAAAATTAAATCCAACTTCAGGAGTAAATGTCCATCCTTTAGCAGAAAAACCAATATTGGCAGAGTGATTAGCTTCAAAAGTCTTAAGTCTTAAACTCTGTGTTGCAAATTCTGTATTAGCTACCGGTTCAAATCCAGGGATATCCAGATAAGATGATGGAGAAACTTGCAAAGTCTGTCTGTCCGTTTGGTAGCTTACATAGGATAAAAGATTTACCATTTTTTCTTTCCAAGGAATAATTGTACTTAGTGAGTTCTGGAATGATGTTGTAGGAGATTCAACACCCTCATTAGCATTTCTCAGTATTCCACTTTTCAGATCTGTTCTGTCAACAATTCCCCTGTCTGCATTCCAATATTGAGAGAAACTTGTGGTATTTTTAAAAAATCCTTTTTTTGCATTCTTTGTAAATATTAATTCTCCTTTTGCTTTATCTGTATAAAAATTATTCAGGATTTTTATACTATTGGAAGTTCCTCCAAAATAATCCTTTTGACTATAGGATTCTCTTTCTACAGCATTGTTGGTATAGTTTGCGTTGGCTTTAAGTTCCCACTCCTTTTTCTTATCAATATTGGTAAGATAATTGGCTGATAAATAATGAACATTATTCATCAGATATCTTTTCACTGGAAGATTAGGGGTATCTGCATTTTCTACGTTCAACCAGTCATTTTGTGAAGCATTGATTCTTTTTCCTTCAAATCTATTTCCAAACGCCAGAATATTCCCTTCGTTTTCCACCTGCTCACCCATATTATTGGTTTTATAATTGACTACCCATTGGCTTTTCTGTCCAAAGAACATAGGGGTCAGTTTTACATTCCAAAGCCATGGATCTCCGAATCCTGTTCCTACTTCCCCTCTACCAGTCATGGTTACGGAGTTTTTCAGTTTGATATTGATGGCTGCCTGATCTGAAGGCACTTTGTCCTGAAGTATTTTTACCGGCTGGTGGTTCTCCAGAACTTCCACTTTCTGTACTGCATCTTTCGGAAGTGAATTGTTGATGGTACCATAACCACCTTCCATAAGATCTTTTCCATTGACATAGAATTTATTAATGGCATTTCCCTGATAAAGAATTGTTCCGTCATTATTGACTTCAATTCCCGGGATTTTTTTCATTACATCTGCCAGGGTTCTGTCATTCTTGCTGTTGAAAGCTTTAAGATCGTAAGAAATGGTATCTCCTCTTGCGGTAATCATTTTTGTTTTCAGCTGTACTTCCTTTATTTCCGTAGCTTCAGACTGCATTTTAAAGCTCAGAGTCTGATCGCTGTTGCTGATTTGCTTAGTAAGGGGTTTCTGATTGAACGCTTTCACTTTAAGATCCACATTGGGTTCTGCGGATGTGAAAGTTACTTTATATTCTCCTTTAGAGTTGGTAATTCCGTAAGCCAGAATTGCATCTTTACCTGGTTCTTCTATAGTCACACTGGCACTTGGTATTGCTACCCCGTCATCATCAGTAATCTTTCCTGTAACTGTCTTCTGTGCAAAAGTGAGCACCGTAAAGAAAAGCATCAGAAATAAAGAAATATTTTTTTTCATACCTATTATTTGCTCAATTAGTTAATCATTGTAGTTTTTTGTTACACTTTTATAAAGATGACTTTTGTTATTAAAAGTTAAATCCATTATCACTATAAACATAGTTATAATTTTGTTTTTTACAAGTTTCAAAAAACTAATTGTAATTTCTTTTAAATTATTAACAATAATTAACAAAACAATTTTCGTTTTTTTTATGTTTTAACAGAAACATTATAGATAAACTATATCAAAACTCTATTTTTATTTACCTAATAATATCTGCTTTAAAATTTACAATTTTATGATTTGTTAAAAAAAAGAATCTATTAAATAAATATTTCATATTAATCAATAATAAAACTATCTCCAAAATTTAGCTTATTTTAGATCATTGATACAATATATCGTCATTTTAAGCCTTTTTTTACAACAAAAAGAGGGATCTGATCAATTAATAAAAAAAAATAGTATTTTTAACTATTCCAAATAGTAAAATCTGATTTGAATCATAGATTAAAAAAAAATTAAAGACAAGGATCGTTAACATTTATTTAATAATTTTGTCATATAAATTTACTAAAATGGGAATTATTTTAAAGCCTATAGATATTGTAGATGACATTTCCAAAGAGGAATTCTACGAAAAATATCTGAAGCCCAGAAGGCCCGTTGTCATCAAAAATATGGCAAAAAAGTGGCCAGCTTACCAAAAATGGACGATGGAATACATGAAGGAGGTTGTAGGAGATGTAGAGGTTCCTTTATACGACAGCTCAAAGGCAGATCCTTCTGCTCCCATCAATTCTTCTGCCGCAAAAATGAAATTTGGAGATTATATAGATCTCATTCAGCGAGAGCCTACCGATCTGAGAATATTCCTTTTTGACCCCATAAAATACGCACCGAATCTTTTGGAAGATTATATTTCGCCCAAAGAACTCATGGGAGGGTTTCTTGATAAATATCCCAATATGTTCTTCGGTGGAAAAGGATCTGAAACATTCCTTCATTTTGATATTGATATGGCACATATTTTCCATACTCACTTCAACGGAAGAAAACATATTCTTCTTTTCGATTATAAATGGAGAGAAAGACTCTATCAGATACCGTATGCAACCTATGCATTAGAAGACTATGATATTGAAAATCCAGACCTCACAAAGTTTCCGGCACTGGATGGCGTAGAAGGAATTGAATGTTTCCTGGAACACGGAGATACTTTATTCATGCCTACAGGATGGTGGCATTGGATGAAATACCTTGATGGAAGTTTCTCTATTTCTTTAAGAGCATGGGACAAATCATGGGCAGTAAAAGCTCATTCTTTATGGAATCTTACCGTACAACGTAAATTTGACGATGTTATGAAGTCTCAGTTTAAAAGTAAATACATGGACTGGAAAGAAAAGCTTGCTATTGAAAGGGCAGAAATCGCTTTAAAAAGAGGCTTACCAAGATAAATAAAAAGACGTTTCAATTGAAACGTCTTTTTGATTCTATTATAAAAATGTTATTTTTTAATAATTTTATAGCCTTTCTCAGTCTCTTTATCTTTAACCTTTACTATATAATTTCCTGCAGCCAATTCGCTTACATTTACAGTTCCGTTTTCTGAGTTCATCATTTCTTTTTTCACCAGCTTACCACTAAAATCATAGATATTGATTTCAGACATCTTCGTTTTATTTTTGATATATAACATATCTTTTACCGGATTCGGATAGACAGATGCGCGGCTGTTATCTGCTTTCACATCAGAAACCGACAGACTGTTTGCAGAAACCTGGAAATCATCTATCCCGATAAACCAGATATCTTCTGTAGTGGAATAGAAAGCAATATAGATTGTTTGTCCAACATAAGGGGTCAGATCATAAGTATATTGATTCCATGAAGTAGGAGGCTTTACTGCAGCAGCGAGCGTATTGGTAAGCCCAGCGATGGTGGGTGTTGTTGTTGATATTTTTATATCTACCGTCTCAGCAAGACCAGCCCCTCTGTTTCTTGCCCAGAAAGTAAGCTTATCTGATACTCCGGCAGTCACTACTATAGCAGGACTAATGACATAATCATCATGGGCAGTACTGCCATATTCCAATCCCAGAAAATGAGTTCCGGAATGAGGAGCATTGAATGAGGAATCATAAGAATCCCAGGTTTCCCAGGTTCCCGGATCGCCTCCATTAATGACGGTCCAATCGGCAGGCATTGTTGCCGAATCAAAACTTTGAGAATATTGTGCCAGCAGACCTATTGGTACAAAGCACAGCAATGTTACGAATTGATAAATTTGTTTCATAGTGTTTATTTTTCATACTAATTTAATAAAAAATAAACAAATTGATTAGCAAATAATCACGAAAACCCAAAAAATAACCCAGACTTTTATGAAAACCCTTTACAACACCTTATAAACAGGATATTGTCTGAAAGTCTTTTCTTCAAAATAAGGGGAATGTCTGTACACCCAATCCAGTTGTGCTTCTCCATCTTCAGACAGTTTTTTATCGGATGCTTTCGCTGTTTCAAAGGCCTCTTTCAGTTTTTTATCTTTTTTCAGCAGTTCAGCGGCGGTATCTTCAAAAATATAGGCGGAATAGTATTCTTTCTGAGCTAGAATCCCATCGAAGAAATTCCAGTTGAAAAATGAGTCTAATGCCTCAGGTTCAAGTGTTTCTATGATGTATTTCACACCAGGCTGATTGGTAGAAACCAGGTAATCTCCGGTAGAAAACATCAGATTTTTATTGAATTTGTCTACTGTGGTTTCAAAATGCAGATAGTGACCTTCATAGGGGTTTTTAACTGTTTTAAAATCTTTGATTTTATAGGATTCCACCGCTAAAATACTGTCTTTCCGAATCGGTTTCATCTGAATATTATTTCTTTTAAATTCCTCAATAACGCGGTATTGCGACTGTGGAATCACATAATATTTTGGAATGGTAATATATCCTGTTGGAACCGCAGTAGTAAATAGCTTTATATTCTTTGTAAAAGGTTTGTTTCTATCATAATAAAGCCTTGGCTTGCCGGAAACTTCACTGGGTTTATATTTCCCTTCAAAGCCTTTAAAATCTATGGTAGAAAACCTGGTGGAATCTATTTTCCAACGGATTCCATATTGTTTTCCAGCCTGGTATTGTTTTAAATTTTCAATGCGGAGCTGTTTTATTTTGTGGTACTCTTTATCTAAATTCTGCAGGTTGACCAACATATATTTGTAAGTAGCATCTACTCTTTTGTCATAAGGTTTTAACATATGGGTTTCAGGGACAGTTCCTAAGGAGTTGAAAAGAGAAGTATACCCTGTGGAATATCTTGGAGAGTCTTCAAATGAAGCAAATCCTACTTCAGGAACATCACCATGAATATTGACGTAAGGCGTACTTTCATACCCCAGTTTTTTCATATCCTCAAGATTTTTAGCCTGATAATCGTTATAGAAATAAGCTCCAAGTGTGTTTCCCAGGCGTTCTTTAAAGGTTGAAATATAGGTGAATGTATATTGATAATCTGCTCCGTTGCTGACATGATTATCTATAAAAACATCTGGTTTTAACCATTGATAGATTTCCTGAAAGCTTCTGGCATTTTTGGAATCCGCTTTAATAAAGTCCCTGTTCAGGTCATAATTCCTTGCATTTCCTCTGAAACCATATTGCTCCGGACCATTCTGATTGGCCCTGGAATAAGCCCCTCTGTTCAGCATTCCACTCACATTGTATGCGGAAATAGCGGCAATGATAAAATTCTGTGGAGTTTTGATCTTTTGGGTAGCAAGATCTCTCATCAGCATCATAGTTGCATCTATTCCGTCCGGTTCTCCGGGGTGAATACCATTGTTAACGAAGAGAACGGCTTTATCTTTTCTTAATTTTTCAACGCTTTTTTCCGGAAAAGGATTATAAACCACCACATAAATTGGTTTTCCGTTATCATCTTCTCCTTTTTTAAGGTACTGAATGGTATTGAAGTTTTTAGCCAGATCCTGATAATAGTTATTCATTTCATCGTAGGTAACAGTTTGGTTGCCATTCCCTTTTTCAAATGGGGTCTGAAATGATTTTTGGGCAAAAAATAAGGTAGAACTCAGGGTGAATAAAAGATATTTCAGTTTCATTGAAGTCATATTTTTCAGACTTTAAAAGTAACCATCTTTTATGAAAAAGCAGATATATGAAACTCCAAAATTGTTTTTAAAAATAAAACCCTCACCAGTTTTAAAAACAAGTAAGGGTTATTTAAATTTATTAATTTCTTCCTTTTTCATTTGGGTATAAAGAGGGAAGCGGATCGCTTTGCCAGAATTCTTTAGAATCAATATCCATAATTGATAAAGCTCCGGTATAGGCTGCTCCGGTGTCCATATTCCAAATATTAGCTTTGTTGGCCGGCGTTGTAATCCCAATATCAAGAGTGGGTGTATGCCCGATAAATATTTCTTTGTATAAAAGCAGTCTTTTGGGATACAGCTCTGAATTCTTTTCCAGTTTTTTATCCATTGCTACGGCTGTTTCCCAAAGGGTTCTGTCCCATCGGTAATTGCTGGAATAAACTTCTTTTTCAGGGCCGTGCATCGAAGCATATCCCGCATGAATAAACAAGCGGCTCTGATTGTCAATATGATAGCTTTTCATTCTTTGAAAGAATTCCAGATGAATATCCAGATCTTCCGGGAGATAATCTGCGTAGCTTTCCACTGTACTTTTTCCGCCATTGAAAAGCCATACATCGGGGCTTTGTCCCAAAGCTAACCAATCTTCACACCAGGCATCATGATTTCCTTTGATGAATATACATTCCTGCTTTTTGGAAAGTTCCATTAAAAATTTAATAATTTCAGAAGATTCGCTCCATCCGTCCACATAATCACCGAGGAAGATCAGCTGATCATCCATTGTGACTTTAGCTCTCTCAAGAACCTGTTGTAATGCTTTAAATCCTCCGTGAATGTCTCCTATTACTAATGTTCTTTTCATTTTACTTCGAAATATATTTTGCATCTACAAAATCTGTCAGCCAAACTCCATTTGCAGACTGGTAGAAAGATAATCCTTCCTGATGCATGGTTCCTGTTCTGATGGTAAGAATTACGGGTTTACCGTGTCTCATTCCAACCTTTGCAGCAGTCTCTTTATCAGCACTTAAGTGTACATGCTGGCGGGTTCTTTTTTCAATTCCTTTTTCTAAAATGGAAGTGATATTGGCTTCTGCAGTTCCGTGATAAAGAAATTCAGGAGGCTGTTTGGCTTCCAAAGCCAGATCTATATCAATAGAATGACCCTGATTTGCTCTGATCTTGGTTTTATCTTCGTTAAAAGCAAAACGTTTTTTGTTATTGGTTTCTACAACCTCATCCAATTCTTCGGGAGTAAAAAACATTCTCTTTTTAGCAGATTTTGCTCTCAGCTCATCTATATCTGCCCACCCGTTTTCATCCAGCTTAAGTGCTATACTTTCTGGCTGATGACGTAGAATCAGGCTTAAAAATTTACTTATTTTTTTCTTTTCTATTTCGTTCATGGTTTGTGTTTAATTCATTAATTTTTGGTTTAACTTCTCACATAATGCTTCAATATCTTCCTTTCTCACCAGCTCTGCAATCCATTCTTCCGGAATACTTCCATATCCATAATAAATTCCGGCAATTCCTCCAGTGATAGCTCCTGTTGTATCTGTGTCTTCGCCCAGGTTGACTGCTTTCAAAACTGCTTCTGCATAGCTTTCTGAGTTTAAAAAACACCATAATGAAGCTTCAAGGCTGTAGAGGACATATCCGCCACTCTTGATTTCATCTTCAGGATATTGGGAAACATCATTTTTTAGAATTCTTCTGAAAAGCTCAATCTCATTTGGATTAAATCCCTGTTCTTCAGAATAATCTAATGCAATTTTTTGTGTATAAGCATATGCTTCTCTTTTGCTCTTCCCTTTCAACAATTGAATAGTAAAAATAACATAGATGAAACAGGCAAAAACAGAACGGAAATGCCCGTGAGTTATTGCTGAGACTTCTTTTACCGTCAGATAGAGTTTCTGAATATCATTTTCATTTTCAAGATAAAAAGCAAGGGGAAGAATTCTCATTAAAGAACCATTCCCATTGTCTTCTTCAAAAATATTTCCTGAAAATCTGGCACTTTCACCTTTAATTAATCTCGCCAAGGCATGTCTTGTTGTTCCTCCTATATCGAAAAGTCTTCCGTGGGCAGTCCAGTGACCATATTTGTTCCATTTTACAAAGCTTTGCCCGATCTTTTCCAGATCATATCCCTTGGTAAGTTCATCAGCAAGACAAAGTGTAAGAGAGCTGTCATCACTCCAGGTTCCTTTGGGTTGATTCCAGGACATGTATTCCAGCATTTTTGTTACTGGAAAACGTTTTAAATCTTCTCTTTTTTTAAATTCTACAGGAACACCAAGAGCATCTCCAATACAAACGCCCATGATTCCTGCTTTTACTTTATTTTCCATCAGGCAAGGTTTACCAGTTTATCAAATAATAGTTTCATTCCCTGGGTTGCTGTTTCTTTCATTACAACTGCTCTCTGTCCGTATCCAAATCCTGTTTCATTAGGGTTGATTACGATTAAAAGACAATCATCTTTGATATCATGAATCAGTCCGGCAGCCGGATACACCTGTAAAGACGTTCCAATTACCAGTAAAATATCTGATTCTTTTACAATTTCTCTTGCGGTCTGATACAAAGGGACATCTTCTCCGAACCAAACGATAAAAGGTCTTAATTGAGCTCCATCTTCTGCTTTATCACCGATTTTGATATCCTCTTTTTGGTCATAAATCAGACTTTTATTGTTGCATGAGCATGATTTGAACAATTCTCCGTGAATATGAAAGATATTGGTAGATCCTGCTCTTTCGTGAAGGTCATCAATATTCTGGGTAATGATCTGAACATCGAAATGTTTTTCCAGTTCTGCTAATAATTGATGCGCTTCGTTCGGCTGTACTTCATGCAGCTGACGTCTTCTTTGGTTATAAAACTCCAGCACTAAAGCCCTGTCTTTTCTCCATCCTTCCGGACTTGCCACATCTGTTACATTATGATTTTCCCAAAGACCGTCTCCGTCTCTGAAGGTTTTTATTCCGCTTTCGGCACTGATTCCTGCGCCGCTTAATATGGTTAGTTTTTTCATTGGTTTACTCTAATAGTTTTTTGTAAATCATTTCATTTTCATCATCAAAACAAACAAAAATAACTTTCTCAATGACATCTGACTTAAATTTTCTGACCTCATCTATTGCAATTTTTCCTGCCAGTTCTTTTGGGAATCTGTATACTCCTGTACTGATGTTTGGAAAAGCAATTGTTTTTACACCAAGGCTTTCTGCTAATTTCAAGGAATTATGATAACAGTTTGCCAGAAGCTTTGATTCTTTTTCTTCATTACCATTCCAAACCGGACCTACCGTATGAATAACATAGTTTGCAGGGAGATTTCCCGCATTTGTTACTACAGCTTCACCAGTATTACATTTACCTTGTCTGTTTCTGATCGCTCTGCATTCTTCCAAGATCTGTGGCCCTCCTGCTCGATGAATAGCTCCATCCACTCCGCCTCCACCAAGTAAGGATGAATTGGCAGCATTGACAATCGCACCAACTTGGATCTTTGTGAGGTCTCCTTTTATTAATTCAATTTTCATTATATTTCTTCAAATGGTTTCAGCATTTCTTCTTTCTTTGTAAGCACCGCAAAAACGACTCTCTTAAATTTATTTTTATATTTACCCTGAAGATGTGTTTTAAATAATCCTGCAATTTCCTTCGGGTCGTTTCTGAACACTCCGCAGCCCCATGCCCCTAAAATTAAAACTTCATTTCCTTCATGTAAAGCCAGCGAAAGCATTTTATCCATTCTGACATCCATGGCAGGGAGAATTTCATTTTTTCTTTCCGGTTCCTGACGTTTTACCACCCCTGCATTGACTGCCGGAGAGGTGATGAAATTACACAGAACAGGTTTGGGAAGCAATTCTCCTTTATCTTTTCTGAAAACCGGAACTTTCGGGCTGTAAATCATTGTATCAGTATAAAAACAGGATTCCATCGCTCGGTGAATCATATAATAGTCCCAGGCCTGAAGCAGACTTTCATACAATCCGGAAGTTCTTGCGAGACTTTCTTCCTGTGCTTCAGCTCCGTTGATAAATCCTCCTCCGGGATTTTTTGCTGAAGCAAAGTTCAGACACATCATTTTTTCCTGATTTTCTTCTTCAGCTAATTGTAAAATTGCTTTTAAAGAACTGCAGTTTCTTGTTTCAAACTGCGTTTCAAAACCGGTTTCCGGCATTGGGGATTCTATCATTTCTGAAAGCTGTTCCGGGGTGAAAAGAGTGGTTTCTTTTTTACTGATTTCCAGCTCGTGTTCTATATTTATTTTTTCGCTATGTTCGTTGATATAATATTTTTTAGCAAGGATATCCAGGGTATCTTTTGCCATTCCTTTATTTGTCATCGTTAGTTTTTTTTATGTTAAGCATCAGTTCTTCCAGTTCAGTATTTCCGGCATTCTTAAAATCATCTCCTATAAATACTTTGGTGACTTTGATATCTCCTATAATTGCTTCATTAAAGCTGTTCAGCTCTTCCGAAGGAACCCATAATTCATTGTGGTTCATGGCTCCTACATTCTGTGCGGGATATTGATCTGCCACTTCTTCCAACACTTCAAACCGGGTTACAAAGCCCAGATAGTTTCCCGCTTCGTCTCTGGTGTTCCATTTTTCAGCAATCTCAGAAGCATATTCTTCATTAAGAACAGGATAAAAAATGGGCTGCCAATCCAGTCTGGGAGGAAATTTTTTAAACCCACTTTCTATAATCAATATCATTTCTTTTTCTCCTATTGGTCTGTATAATGTTGTTGTTTTCATGGCATTTCTTTTAATTATTTATTATACTGTGGCCCCAATTCTATGGGCCAGTTCATTTGATAAGGGATAATTCTTTTCTACAGGCAGCAGTTTTTTTGCCTTATCGAATTCCCCTGATTGAGTAAAGTTCAAAATCTTCTTAACCAAAGGGGTATAATCCTCTATTTTCATAATCCATTCTTCATTGAATTCCTCAATCAGCGATCTGCTGATCCCAACCTGGATGGAACGGTAATTAAGTTTTGTTCCCTTAATATTCCTTTCAGGATCCCATTGCACATAAATTTCAGCATTTTCAAAGTCTTTTTCCCAATTTCGGGGATCAGGATAAACTCTTTTTTCTGGCGAAGTAAGTATTGCTTTGCTTAAAGCTTTCTCCCAGGCCTCTCTTTTGATGTGAATTGCCAGCGTACATTCCTGATTGGATTTCTGTCCATAATTACTGCGTTCCATCATCCAAAGAAAAGAAGGCTTTATCCAGGTCATTCTGTTGAATGAAAACGGTG is a genomic window containing:
- a CDS encoding GLPGLI family protein, whose translation is MKKLFSIFLIALFAFAGAQESKETANRFFYELTFKPKKDSAKLDKIITILDITPKKSIYQDYTMPAQDSIIKIQIEEMEKTKSFKDMTKLIKWPKFSYKIIKSYPDMKVQYVDRISRNLFSYDDEPKLQWSILPDKEKVGAYNAQKATTEFGGRKWTAWFSSDIPFQDGPYKFKGLPGLIVKIEDADKNYSWQLSGNKKIENYDELSYADKINAKMGMMSNTITPTSKDKFLKSYEGYKADPFAESRPYMTAENMSRPMPGTDGTVGDFMKRLEKQVKDFFGSNDNPIEKEQASDKKKK
- a CDS encoding DinB family protein, producing the protein MDTLSQLKSELEGEFQTTKKFIELFPEGKNDFAPHEKSMKMMPLATHLVEVFEWPNTILKTSELDFGKGDYKPTILSTKDDLMKKLEEDYQAGKAALENSTEDDLTPSWTIKNDGHELASWSKYGAIRHALNQITHHRAQLGVYYRLNNIPLPGSYGPSADQQSF
- a CDS encoding Plug and carboxypeptidase regulatory-like domain-containing protein, encoding MKKNISLFLMLFFTVLTFAQKTVTGKITDDDGVAIPSASVTIEEPGKDAILAYGITNSKGEYKVTFTSAEPNVDLKVKAFNQKPLTKQISNSDQTLSFKMQSEATEIKEVQLKTKMITARGDTISYDLKAFNSKNDRTLADVMKKIPGIEVNNDGTILYQGNAINKFYVNGKDLMEGGYGTINNSLPKDAVQKVEVLENHQPVKILQDKVPSDQAAINIKLKNSVTMTGRGEVGTGFGDPWLWNVKLTPMFFGQKSQWVVNYKTNNMGEQVENEGNILAFGNRFEGKRINASQNDWLNVENADTPNLPVKRYLMNNVHYLSANYLTNIDKKKEWELKANANYTNNAVERESYSQKDYFGGTSNSIKILNNFYTDKAKGELIFTKNAKKGFFKNTTSFSQYWNADRGIVDRTDLKSGILRNANEGVESPTTSFQNSLSTIIPWKEKMVNLLSYVSYQTDRQTLQVSPSSYLDIPGFEPVANTEFATQSLRLKTFEANHSANIGFSAKGWTFTPEVGFNFKSTGMVSDLSNVKAIPSANPDKDPKPEAYSNDLNYTIATPYGSLGINYKNESWMIYANLPVNSNNIKAEDPLRLVSKSVNKVTFEPNIFAQYSFASFWKASVNANINNNFGEINTAYSGFLMTSPEGIRAMDVKNPIPQNNNKSAGTRIEYRNPLNNLFFNVNYRYSDAKRNLISNPEINGAGYTIMKYKEQDNHVLSNGYSVEVGKYFPKFKTNASLSYSNNTTESDAFLNDKSYTNKNNGQSFGIKFNNTYFSWMSVDYNASLTRTKQTSVGELNSNATRTGFTHNLGVFFYPMESHTVGFNWDQVNTNAAGQKYHNGFYDVSYQFTWTKKKIDFELKWMNIANKKVFETYDINTTNITYTRYQLRPSQVMFTVKFNFK
- a CDS encoding cupin-like domain-containing protein, with translation MGIILKPIDIVDDISKEEFYEKYLKPRRPVVIKNMAKKWPAYQKWTMEYMKEVVGDVEVPLYDSSKADPSAPINSSAAKMKFGDYIDLIQREPTDLRIFLFDPIKYAPNLLEDYISPKELMGGFLDKYPNMFFGGKGSETFLHFDIDMAHIFHTHFNGRKHILLFDYKWRERLYQIPYATYALEDYDIENPDLTKFPALDGVEGIECFLEHGDTLFMPTGWWHWMKYLDGSFSISLRAWDKSWAVKAHSLWNLTVQRKFDDVMKSQFKSKYMDWKEKLAIERAEIALKRGLPR
- a CDS encoding T9SS-dependent choice-of-anchor J family protein → MKQIYQFVTLLCFVPIGLLAQYSQSFDSATMPADWTVINGGDPGTWETWDSYDSSFNAPHSGTHFLGLEYGSTAHDDYVISPAIVVTAGVSDKLTFWARNRGAGLAETVDIKISTTTPTIAGLTNTLAAAVKPPTSWNQYTYDLTPYVGQTIYIAFYSTTEDIWFIGIDDFQVSANSLSVSDVKADNSRASVYPNPVKDMLYIKNKTKMSEINIYDFSGKLVKKEMMNSENGTVNVSELAAGNYIVKVKDKETEKGYKIIKK